The following proteins are encoded in a genomic region of Cryptomeria japonica chromosome 11, Sugi_1.0, whole genome shotgun sequence:
- the LOC131044015 gene encoding bark storage protein A-like, translated as MGLVVPNTFEMEPLLQHPNFIVNENVSYVDLSGRRFHVGAIADQKVIVVMTGMGMMNAAITTQLLFSFFNINGVVHYGIAGNGNSDHHIGDVTIPLQWAHTGLWNWQRYGQGEDDELPLESNGDYTRDIGYIHFANYSTEEGIDNLLNNVWYNPDEIFPESGTPEVREHAFWVNVSETYYNLADQLENITLESCINSTTCLSTTPKIVKVERGCSASIFVDNAAYRNFLHEKFDCTPIDMESAAVALVSLSMGKPFIIIRSLSDLAGGSSTENEATIFLNLASKNAVIVVTEFFNLLLSLADKPTNGLGVYNM; from the exons ATGGGCTTGGTTGTTCCCAACACTTTTGAAATGGAGCCCCTACTACAACACCCAAATTTTATAGTCAATGAAAACGTTTCCTACGTAGATCTTTCTG GAAGGAGATTCCATGTAGGAGCTATTGCAGATCAGAAGGTCATTGTCGTCATGACAGGGATGGGAATG ATGAATGCAGCAATAACCACCcagcttctctttagtttcttcaacATAAATGGAGTTGTGCACTATGGAATTGCTGGAAATGGAAACTCTGACCATCATATTGGTGATGTTACTATTCCACTGCAATGGGCTCATACTGGCCTATGGAATTGGCAG AGATATGGACAAGGAGAGGACGATGAACTTCCCTTGGAATCCAATGGAGACTACACTCGTGATATTGGGTATATTCATTTTGCCAACTACAGTACAGAAGAAGGCATTGATAATCTTTTAAATAATGTTTGGTACAACCCAGACGAGATTTTCCCTGAGAGTGGCACTCCAGAAGTTAGAGAACACGCGTTTTGGGTCAATGTATCCGAAACATATTATAACCTTGCAGACCAGCTAGAG AATATAACATTAGAGTCCTGCATCAACTCTACAACCTGCTTGTCAACCACACCAAAGATTGTGAAAGTGGAGAGAGGATGCAGTGCCAGCATTTTTGTTGATAATGCTGCTTACAGAAACTTTCTTCATGAAAAATTCGATTGCACTCCCATCGATATGGAGAGTGCAGCTGTAGCACTG GTTAGCCTGAGTATGGGGAAGCCATTTATAATAATCAGATCCCTCTCTGATCTGGCAGGTGGATCAAGTACAGAAAATGAAGCTACTATTTTCCTCAACTTGGCAAGCAAAAATGCTGTGATTGTTGTCACTGAATTCTTCAATCTGCTTTTATCCTTAGCTGATAAACCCACAAATGGTTTAGGAGTATATAATATGTGA